A genomic window from Lineus longissimus chromosome 17, tnLinLong1.2, whole genome shotgun sequence includes:
- the LOC135501679 gene encoding N-acetyllactosaminide beta-1,3-N-acetylglucosaminyltransferase 4-like: protein MSVLDMRSLLLISVLAVVAVNAVCYYFVLHSLLNSVSLRTQFRRFGETIKMERTAPGDYRSNVIRETIHNTRSTSMSSRVTKTPAVKKHFKTTDSQLKSPDPPSLNLKTIDEKTADMLHRASLLVDDLTLSPPSCDDDIYLLVIVVSTPMHFNRRAEMRDSLKVTRLFDRGKRFRIVFLTARVDDPKTDTKLRNESLVYNDIIQVNSREAYRNLTYKALESLRWTLTKCPHVKFMLKIDDDVLVIYEHIIDYAIGLEAKNATFVYAGLHNLYPGPNRNAKSKWYLSREDYKNNTLPPFVCGFAALFSQYAVRDIYHASFHVPRVYSIPRQTFPQDDAFFGICAKYAKIKLTKILWMCYTWSHVKAAVKKDKCAMLKLQAVHGVTGYTKIKQYLELLKNMTVVERETCEKKAIPLPGDCW from the coding sequence ATGTCTGTTTTAGATATGAGGTCATTATTACTTATTTCAGTTCTTGCCGTGGTGGCTGTCAACGCTGTATGTTATTATTTTGTATTGCATTCACTTCTAAACTCTGTATCACTTCGAACTCAATTCCGACGATTCGGCGAGACAATAAAAATGGAACGAACTGCACCTGGGGATTACCGCTCTAATGTCATTCGAGAAACAATCCATAACACTCGTAGCACATCTATGAGTTCTCGGGTGACGAAGACACCCGCTGTAAAAAAGCATTTCAAAACTACTGATTCACAATTAAAATCACCCGATCCACCCTCACTAAACTTGAAAACTATCGACGAGAAGACAGCCGACATGTTACATCGAGCATCACTCTTGGTGGACGATCTGACTTTGTCACCTCCATCGTGCGACGATGACATATACTTGCTCGTTATAGTAGTGAGTACGCCAATGCATTTCAATCGTCGTGCGGAAATGAGGGATTCTTTAAAGGTGACGCGGCTATTTGATCGGGGGAAGAGATTTCGCATCGTTTTTTTGACCGCAAGAGTAGATGATCCCAAGACGGATACAAAATTACGCAATGAGAGTTTAGTTTACAATGATATTATCCAGGTAAACAGCAGAGAAGCATACCGCAACCTGACGTATAAGGCCCTGGAGTCTTTAAGATGGACGTTGACGAAATGTCCACACGTAAAATTCATGTTGAAAATTGATGACGATGTGTTAGTGATCTATGAACACATCATCGACTATGCAATAGGTTTAGAGGCAAAGAATGCTACCTTCGTATATGCAGGTTTGCACAATCTGTATCCAGGACCTAACAGGAATGCTAAAAGTAAGTGGTATCTATCTCGAGAAGATTATAAAAATAACACTCTACCACCCTTCGTCTGTGGATTTGCTGCTCTATTTTCACAATACGCTGTTCGTGATATTTACCACGCATCCTTCCATGTTCCACGAGTCTACAGCATTCCGAGGCAGACGTTTCCTCAGGATGATGCGTTCTTCGGAATATGTGCCAAGTACGCCAAAATAAAACTGACAAAAATACTGTGGATGTGCTATACCTGGTCTCATGTGAAAGCGGCAGTGAAAAAAGACAAGTGTGCCATGTTAAAGTTACAAGCTGTCCATGGTGTAACTGGTTACACAAAGATAAAACAATATTTGGAACtactgaaaaatatgacagtaGTTGAAAGGGAAACTTGTGAGAAGAAAGCTATACCTCTTCCTGGAGATTGTTGGTAG